A portion of the Deinococcus humi genome contains these proteins:
- a CDS encoding MDR family MFS transporter: MTVPTEYTARQKTISLVTVLLAVLLASMNQTIVSTAGPAIQQALNIENSLYSWITTAYLLASTALVPIYGKLSDLVGRKLIMIFGVLVFVAGSVLCGLADGVGMLIAGRGVQGLGGAALLGLMFAVIADLYPPEQRSRYTALVGGVFSLATVLGSIVGGYVTDHFGWHNVFFISIPLGVLTLGTMLFMPPLKQQRERAPLDFVGAGLLVLFSVTLLLALSLGKTQVSPGESGFLWGSWQILSFLATAVTSLIAFIAVELRAADPIIDIRLFRNQTYAVANGATFLLGIVFFAATVFLPLFMVNVIGLSATNAGLTTFPLTIGLVISSIVAGQAYARIGIFRPVIFVGGLFLMLGFVLMGYTLRPDSTQFELTWKMIVIGLGLGPILPMLTLAIQGAVKPSEIGAATGTNSFLRSLGSTLGVALLGTLFASTLKTEIQDKVDSAKGHLPAEMRAQFDVQGTSGKKTGGSTQSFDAAQLKREAIEKLDKSRNQYIAALRDHDQGAIQALLNDPKTAPQLRDVLKKGGFEGVIRAGFDEQRQLLTRAVLKHDPAAIQTITSNPQTPQELKEVVRGGVTTQVEATIAHQRDLLTRALLWNDPAAVRDLLANPQTPAELRQVLARGGVEAQVKARFDEQRTLLTRALIENDPAATAQLLADPQAPAELKGLLQNGGVRAQVSAAFAQQRALLTAAIVGNDPAATAQLLANPQTPAELKGLFQDGGLEARVEAGLTQQRTLLTRALRDNDPQAVQILLAASTTPVALKQTLASGGLRAAVTRGVDTQKAAIAAAVNAGDLSPLLKNPALPQPLRRALAAIPAAALATSEARTATRKQVEAQLDAARPAAETAAINAALSTANTRLDAALPGALTSARQQALQQVLTGLAAKEKEALASVPRQALDEVLAGLVAQEPAVLASAPPQALHAALVKLDAAEQSALKTAPQQALKKILLSLNAKEQEALAITPKKSLTKIVSGIDETKAKVLPVIDGIGAGIKLAFTDAVSLLYRVGFGVAALALIVSMFLKEARPGSVTREQIVEDELRSIEV; the protein is encoded by the coding sequence ATCACCACCGCGTACCTGCTGGCCAGCACCGCGCTTGTTCCGATCTACGGCAAGCTCAGCGACCTGGTCGGCCGCAAGCTCATCATGATCTTCGGCGTCCTCGTCTTTGTGGCCGGTTCGGTGCTCTGCGGCCTGGCGGACGGGGTCGGGATGCTCATTGCCGGCCGTGGGGTCCAGGGCCTCGGCGGCGCCGCCCTGCTCGGGTTGATGTTCGCCGTCATCGCCGACCTTTACCCTCCCGAGCAGCGCAGCCGCTACACCGCCCTCGTCGGCGGCGTGTTCAGCCTCGCCACCGTCCTCGGCAGTATCGTCGGCGGGTATGTCACCGACCACTTCGGCTGGCACAACGTCTTCTTCATCAGCATCCCGCTCGGGGTCCTCACCCTCGGCACGATGCTGTTCATGCCGCCGCTCAAACAGCAACGTGAACGTGCACCGCTCGATTTCGTGGGCGCCGGACTGCTGGTCCTCTTCAGCGTCACCCTGCTGCTCGCCCTGTCGCTCGGCAAAACCCAGGTTTCGCCAGGCGAAAGTGGCTTCCTGTGGGGGTCCTGGCAGATCCTCTCCTTCCTAGCCACCGCCGTTACTTCGCTGATCGCGTTCATTGCAGTGGAACTGCGCGCCGCCGACCCCATCATTGACATTCGCCTCTTCCGCAATCAGACCTACGCCGTGGCAAACGGCGCCACGTTTCTCCTCGGTATCGTCTTCTTCGCCGCGACCGTGTTTCTGCCGCTGTTCATGGTCAACGTGATCGGCCTCTCGGCCACCAATGCCGGGCTGACCACCTTTCCCCTCACCATCGGCCTCGTGATCAGCAGCATCGTCGCTGGACAGGCTTACGCCCGCATCGGCATCTTCCGTCCCGTGATCTTCGTCGGTGGTCTGTTCCTCATGCTCGGCTTCGTCCTGATGGGCTACACGCTGCGCCCCGACAGCACCCAGTTTGAGCTCACCTGGAAGATGATCGTCATCGGTCTGGGCCTCGGGCCCATCCTGCCCATGCTGACGCTCGCGATCCAGGGTGCCGTCAAACCCAGCGAAATCGGCGCCGCGACCGGCACGAACAGCTTCCTGCGCTCGCTCGGCAGTACCCTGGGCGTCGCGCTGCTCGGCACCCTGTTCGCCTCGACCCTCAAGACGGAAATTCAGGACAAGGTCGATAGCGCCAAAGGGCATCTCCCTGCCGAAATGCGCGCGCAATTCGACGTTCAGGGCACCTCCGGCAAGAAAACCGGCGGCAGCACCCAGAGCTTTGACGCCGCTCAGCTCAAACGCGAGGCCATCGAGAAACTCGACAAGAGCCGAAACCAGTACATCGCGGCCCTGCGGGACCATGACCAGGGCGCCATTCAGGCCCTCCTGAACGACCCGAAGACCGCCCCGCAGTTGCGCGACGTCCTGAAGAAGGGTGGCTTTGAGGGCGTCATTCGAGCGGGGTTCGACGAGCAACGTCAGCTCCTGACCCGCGCGGTGCTCAAGCATGACCCAGCCGCCATCCAAACCATTACCTCGAACCCCCAGACGCCCCAAGAACTCAAAGAGGTTGTCCGCGGCGGCGTCACCACCCAGGTCGAAGCGACCATCGCGCACCAGCGTGATCTGCTCACCCGTGCCCTGCTGTGGAATGACCCGGCAGCCGTCCGTGACCTTCTCGCCAACCCCCAGACCCCAGCGGAGCTTCGCCAGGTGCTCGCCCGCGGCGGCGTCGAAGCCCAGGTCAAAGCCCGCTTCGACGAGCAGCGCACCCTCCTGACGCGCGCCCTGATCGAGAATGACCCGGCCGCCACCGCACAGCTCCTCGCCGACCCCCAGGCCCCGGCTGAGCTCAAGGGACTGCTCCAGAACGGCGGCGTTCGCGCCCAGGTCAGCGCCGCGTTCGCGCAGCAGCGCGCCCTGCTGACGGCCGCCATCGTGGGCAACGATCCGGCTGCCACCGCACAGCTCCTCGCCAACCCCCAGACCCCGGCTGAGCTCAAGGGACTGTTCCAGGACGGCGGCCTCGAAGCCAGGGTCGAAGCTGGCCTCACGCAGCAGCGAACGCTCCTCACCCGCGCCCTGAGGGACAACGACCCCCAGGCTGTCCAGATTCTTCTCGCGGCGTCGACCACTCCTGTCGCTCTCAAGCAGACCCTCGCTTCAGGCGGTCTTCGTGCGGCCGTAACGCGTGGGGTAGACACCCAGAAAGCCGCTATCGCTGCTGCCGTGAACGCCGGAGACCTCTCCCCACTCCTGAAAAACCCAGCGCTGCCCCAACCGCTGCGGCGTGCCCTGGCCGCCATTCCCGCAGCGGCATTGGCAACCTCTGAAGCCCGCACAGCCACCCGCAAGCAGGTGGAAGCGCAACTTGACGCGGCGAGACCCGCCGCAGAGACTGCCGCCATCAATGCTGCGCTAAGCACCGCGAACACCCGCCTGGACGCCGCCCTTCCCGGTGCCTTGACATCGGCACGCCAACAGGCGCTCCAGCAGGTGCTGACGGGTCTGGCCGCCAAGGAAAAAGAAGCGCTGGCCTCCGTGCCCAGGCAGGCGCTCGACGAGGTGCTCGCCGGCCTGGTGGCCCAGGAACCCGCCGTGCTCGCTTCGGCCCCGCCGCAGGCCCTTCACGCCGCCCTCGTGAAGCTCGACGCCGCGGAGCAAAGTGCACTAAAGACGGCGCCCCAACAGGCGCTGAAGAAGATCCTGCTGAGCTTAAACGCCAAGGAGCAAGAAGCCCTGGCCATCACGCCGAAGAAAAGCCTGACCAAGATCGTCAGCGGCATTGACGAGACGAAGGCGAAGGTGCTGCCGGTAATTGACGGAATCGGTGCGGGCATCAAGCTGGCGTTCACGGACGCCGTCTCACTGCTCTACCGCGTGGGCTTCGGGGTGGCCGCGCTGGCCCTGATCGTCAGCATGTTCCTCAAAGAAGCGCGCCCCGGCTCGGTGACCCGCGAGCAGATCGTCGAGGATGAATTGCGGTCCATCGAAGTCTGA